CGTCGAGCGCCTTGCGGATGTGCCCCACCCGGCCGTCCATCATATCCGACGGCGCCACGAAGTCCACGCCCGCCTCGGCCTGCAACACGGCCATCCGGCCAAGAATCGTCACGGTGCGGTCGTTGTCCACGTCGTCGCCGGCCTCGGTCAGCACGCCGTCGTGGCCGTGGCTGGTGTAGGGGTCGAGCGCCACGTCGGTGATGATGGTCAGCTCCGGCACGGCCTTCTTCACCGCGCGCACGGCCCGCAACACGAGCGTCTCGGGGTTGAGGGCCTCGGTGCCCACCTCGTCCTTCAGCTTGGGCGAAAGCTTGGGAAACAGCGCCACGGCGGGCACGCCGAGCTTGTGCAACTCGCGGCACTCCTTGACGAGATCGTCAATGCACAGGCGGAACACGCCCGGCATCGAGGCGATGGGCTCGGGCCGAGCCTTGCCCTCGACCACGAAGAGCGGCGCGATGAGGTCCTGCGCGCGCAGGGCGGTCTCGGCGACGAGGGCGCGGCGGCTGGGCTGGCGGCGCAGCCGGCGGGGACGGTGCGTGAGGTCGAGTTTGGGGGTCTTGGCCATGGTGCGAAGAACGCCAGTAAACCAAGGTTTCCCGGCATTTCACGCCAATCTTTTACGCGCGGACCGTCCAAATCACACGCAGAAATTGCGCAGCGAAGCCCCCTCATGTGAGGGGGCCGTCATCGGGAGCATTAAATCGTGAAAGATCATATTCCGAGCCATTGGGACAGCAGCTTCTCCACCTCTGCCTGCGGTTTCCAATGGCCCGTTTTGCAGCTATCCCGGTTCTTTTCCAACGCAGCGAGCAGCGCCAGCTTGTAAGCGACATCCTGCAAGGTGGCATCTTCCGGTAGCGCCTCAATTGCCGCATCCGCCAGCTCCCTCGTGCTGCTCATAGTGCAAGATAGTCTACAACGCCTCCTCTCTTAAAGGTGCGGATTCAGGAGCCGCTGTTAAACCGCTTAGTCAGCTCCGGATACAACTTGGGCAAGTCCTCTTCCTTCCACGGCTTCCCTATCGGGCTGGTCGGGCCGGAATACGGCACTTGGGGCATGGCTGCGCCGGTCTTGGCTTGGTAGGCCTGCATGGCGGAATAAAATATCTGCTCATTCTCGTTCTGTTGATGTCTGACCGCACGATCAGCGGCACGAACCGGACCTTTCAGTGCTGCTTCATGATAGGCTCTGCCTTGAGAAATCAGCCATCCGCAAAAATATCCGAAACCATCGTCAGAAGCTCCGCCATTGACGATGTAAGCGACCGCCCAAAGGTCCCAGCGGGAGCACTCCGCCATGCGCTCGTTCAAGTGGAACTGAAATCCGAGGATTTCCTCCGCCCGCAGCTTGCCGAGTTCAGTTTGCAATGCGATGGCGAGGCGGAAGCCGTCGGCCTCCTGCCCGCTCCCGATACGCGCCGTTTCGATGAGCTGCCAGAACCGGTCGAGGTCCATGGCCGCCTTAGCGGCTGCGACTTGCTCGGGAGTGGCGCGGGGCGGAGTCTTGGCGACAATGCGTCCAAAAGGAATCGCACACGTCCGGAATTCTGCTGCGTCCCCATTGAGGCGAACAATCTCGATACGACTGAGAGGAAGCACAAACTCCATGAAGTTGGTCACACCGTCAGGAGCCACCCGGGACTCGCCATGATCGGCCAACGGCTGTTCGATTAGGGCGCGAGGCACCCGGACCTCCTTTTTCGAAAAATCCGCGTAGATGCCAGCGGCTTCCTCGACAGTGGCCGGCTTCAGCAATACGACTTCATGCGCCTTTCCGTCCACGACCTGAACTTCACGCGGGTATTCCTTGTTTGTCGGCCGGAAGACGACATCTGAACGCTCCTTCATGCATCCGGCGGTCGCCCCGAGTCCCAGCGATAGGGCAACACAAGCGAGGCGAGGCAGCTTCATGGACAAGGCAGGAGTGATAAAGCGCGCTCCCCATCCCGCAAAGCAAAACGCCGCCGGCACGCAAGGGCGCCGGCGGCGTGAAATCAGAAAAGTACTGCCTTAGGACGTTACGCCGCTGCCGGCGGCGGGGGACTGGGTCTTGAACTCCAGCTTGTCGCCATTGCGGACGACCGTGATGGGTTCGCCTTCCTTGACGTCTCCGCGGAGCAGGGCCTCGGCGAGCGGGTCCTCCAGGAGGTGCTCGACGGCACGGCGCAGCGGACGGGCGCCGTATTTCTCGTCGTAGCCCTTCTCGACCAGCAGGGCCTTGGACTCGGGCGAGAACTCCAGGTGGATGTTCCGCGCGGCGAGGCGCTTCACGACCTTGGCCGTCTCGATTTCCACGATCTTGAGCAGGTCGTTTTTGTCGAGGGGCTTGAAGACCACGAGGTCGTTGATGCGGTTCAGGAACTCGGGCTTGAAGACGCGCTTGGCCTCCTCGAGCACCTTCTCCTTCAGCTTGTCCATG
This DNA window, taken from Oleiharenicola lentus, encodes the following:
- the hemB gene encoding porphobilinogen synthase; this translates as MAKTPKLDLTHRPRRLRRQPSRRALVAETALRAQDLIAPLFVVEGKARPEPIASMPGVFRLCIDDLVKECRELHKLGVPAVALFPKLSPKLKDEVGTEALNPETLVLRAVRAVKKAVPELTIITDVALDPYTSHGHDGVLTEAGDDVDNDRTVTILGRMAVLQAEAGVDFVAPSDMMDGRVGHIRKALDAAGFTDTGILAYSAKYNSAYYGPFRDAVGSAQAAGTRLLSKATYQMNPANRREAVSEVELDVAEGADIVMVKPAGAYLDIIRDVRNAIRVPVAAYQVSGEYAQIHAAARLGWLDLARCRDESLLAIKRAGADMILTYFAKEVAKQLR
- a CDS encoding DUF4240 domain-containing protein translates to MKLPRLACVALSLGLGATAGCMKERSDVVFRPTNKEYPREVQVVDGKAHEVVLLKPATVEEAAGIYADFSKKEVRVPRALIEQPLADHGESRVAPDGVTNFMEFVLPLSRIEIVRLNGDAAEFRTCAIPFGRIVAKTPPRATPEQVAAAKAAMDLDRFWQLIETARIGSGQEADGFRLAIALQTELGKLRAEEILGFQFHLNERMAECSRWDLWAVAYIVNGGASDDGFGYFCGWLISQGRAYHEAALKGPVRAADRAVRHQQNENEQIFYSAMQAYQAKTGAAMPQVPYSGPTSPIGKPWKEEDLPKLYPELTKRFNSGS